aattttagCCATACCAAAAAACAACAtatactctatactaccacctggtagtattgtgcaccgtaaaagagctcttttttttttgctcgaTAATTTTGGGAGATATGGTGGTCATAAGATCCCTGTTGAAAGAAATTTGCTCTCTGTATAGTTTTTAGTTTTTTGATATTAACAGTCTTTTTGTTAGGATCCAGTTCCTAAGATGAGTACCAATATTGTAGTAGACTTTACAAGTTTTCCAACAGTGTAAAGTACACTATTTATTGATAAGTAAAACTCTGGTTATATTTTTTTATCGTGACTGTCCTGTTTTGCAGTCAGAAATATTCAGTCAAATTCAGTTAAGTTTTTGGATGCTTAAATAAAGGCAATAAAATATGTTTTCTGTACATTGTTGTAGGTCATGACCTGCAGTTTTCGGAAgtgtatttttttattctacCACTGCTTTTATAGATTCAAAGATATGAAAAAATAAAGCAACACTACTGCAGTTAGTCACAAAGTGAAATAtgccctttttttattttcttgggTTATGCCGTAGGAATGTTTTATCTACCAGTTTTGCGTGATTGGTTAAAGTCTTGTACTGAGTTTATGTTATCAAAACAGGTGGTAATATATTCCATGGATCGCACCTAGAGTGGTTGTCGTCAGAGGCAAGTAAACATGCCAGTGGGTTGCTATTAtaggttttgttttttttgccaTCTACACTTTAATGATCAGTAAAATCACTTTTACTTATGATCTGGTATCTGTGGTCTCTTGCATATCTAAAGTATGATGAATGATCCCATTATGCCAAAATGTGTGGTAATTTCACACTTGAGAACTGAAAGTTTGAAGTGTTGTTGGTGAAATCATATGCAAGTGCATCATTCATATGCATTGGAAGTTTTGTCCTATAATAATTATTCTATAGCCAGGGCACTTGGCAGTCCATGATTGGAATTACTACGAGGGTCCACCTCCCTGCTGATCCGGGCTCCTACGAGACGAGCGAGCTGAGGCGCCTGAGCGACGGAGCCGGTCATTGTGTAATCAAAGCTAGGAGAAACGACAGTCATTAGCCATTACTACGTAATCAAAGCTACATTGACGTTCAAAAAAATTCTCCTTATCAGAACTGCATCATGCAAGTGTATCGTACACTGGTTACGAGAATACTTGGGCTTGGTTTTGTCTACACGTTCAAAAACTTACAAGAATACTTGGGTTGGCTGTTTTCTGTAAAGAAATAAAGAATTCTTGTACAAGAATGTGTGGATCACGGTACTAGATAATTTTTACGACAATACTAGTTAGTTATCTGATGGTTTACTATATCTACTATTTTAGCGGTATGAATTACGATAATGCATGGCTTGTGTACTGGAATCTATTTGGTGGATTACGATGATACATTAACATAGAGGGAAGGTTTAAAATTGAACACAGCTATTTTGGTGGGACATACTTCATTGAAGAACGACTTGGCTTAAACACTGTACAATAATTTAGAAGGCTCATAGATACATATGTCTACACCCAGAATTTGAGAAAATCATTTATTTGGAGCTTCTCTCGTTTTGTTGCAGCTAGTTGGCCAGAGATATTGAAATCAGATTTCAACCGTGCCTATTAGCTGCTCGTTAGTGAGCGGATCTTGCCCAGGACTTGCCAGAAGACCTCATCACCTGAAAACTTCATAATAACAAGGAGAATAGTTAAAAAGTAAGCTCATTTCACATCTGTAACAAGTGTTTAGATGGCTAATAGCATATATGCATGCAGATTAGGcattgtcacaccctgaaattttcgaatttcaggatgtgattaaaaagagtAATTGAACAacaattttctcataattttaaaattttcctaacatttctttttctttacaggaaatttagtataggaaaaataattgtttgcttttctaaattaaataatgttgttctatgtctgtgcattcatgtcgttgcatcttggtgtttcttgagtgcaaaagtttgaaaaatgcgtttagacgttgcccagacccttgtgaggattttccatctttttctagaatttattctccttttcctagagttaaatccaatttttggaaggctctagaatccttttcacgggctccaagtattttatttggattctttgtgtcccaatccatctcagagatttatctcagatttttcggaattttctagatatttttctcgctttagaaaaAGAGTTCGGCTATTTCTGGAATTTttttcgcgcagataaataaaatcagaaattccgaaaataaaaaatcaactcgaaaatatctttttcctagtctggcctatatatatatcactGCGTTCGTCTCGACACGAGGATTTTAGATCTGCAAACCTTTTCACGAGTTGCATCTTctaactccgtagatctgaagtcaaaaGTTCGGTCTTCGCCAAACTCCGGCGAGCATTTCCGACGAAACCGTGGACTTCCAGCGAAAACCGACACTACATCGGACTTCGTTTCCGGCTTTcccatctttctctctcctgttTAGCAACCGAACCGTCCGTAACCATAGCCGTCGGCTGGTCCGTTCGTCCTGCTCGCCCAGCCATCTCCCGCTCGCTTGTGCTGTCGCCGCGCGCACTGTTGCCTCCTTGCCTGTGCATCGcgccgcaccaccgccacccgtgGCTCACGCGCCGGCCgtcgcccctgcccgccgcctgcacgctgcgccgccgcctgtgcgccgtcggagccgccggccgagcctccCTGCTGGCGTCTTCACCCGCCGCTCGCGCAAGCCACCCCGGCcccagccgtcgccgccggcaggACCGGCCTAGACCACGGTCGATGGCCAACGTGTTACCAGTTGGAGTGCGTtggaaggttgaagatgagATGGTGATTTTGCTATTAGGCCCCTGAGGAAAACTCAAATTTTCAGCTTATTTCTTGTGTCCTGGCAACTTCACAGAAAACCTCTCGATCTTTCCGATCCCATTCAATTTAAACCGAGCCTCACACTCTTTTGGACCTAACCCTGTTATTTCTATTATTTGCGAGCACTATTCCCTGTGCCTCGGTAATCTTCTCAGCTAACCCTCCAAGCCTACGGTTAATTGCGTTTGGGCCCTTGCAGcttgtttaacccatagattctACGTTTTAATTTCGTTTttgtccgttcaagttgcgttagatttataatgatgtaaattacacgttagtggtatgttttccttcacacatgttctttttaaaaataaattttatattaaattgattaatgtCTGATAATCGAGttcttttctaaataaaatttgtTTAGTGTTATACACCGGTTTTCATGATAAGTgctaatttgattaatgcctactttataccctcttctaaataaaagccaattaagTTATATAttggtttttcataaactaaagttaatttggttaatacctatctaaataattcttccaattaaaagccactaagagttatacctcggtgtttcataaattaaattcaatttggttagtgtttattcaatttgttttctaaataaaatctatataggttatatctcgagttttcataattaaatgttaatttggctaatatgaatataaatgtgtttttaaattataatttggttagttcaacccgaatcataaagctatacgcttagatgtctacatgtatcttattttttaaattaaatgtttaatttgtataaattgtactcaaatatttataaataaaattggactaagcttaactaaaataaataaagcttgtagctctcatctttcttttataatttaaaattctcgatagctttatcttttcaaccatagttccgttttaagtGTTCCTTACGTTCGCGTGACCTTATATCGAGCCTTGTcgtttagtacgctcttttaaaacttcccttttgttttggtgtattattcttagttgtacttgtttattgcttgcatgtttgtgccgatgtttgctccgagtagaaggatcgttgttcGGAAGTTTTGAAGAGTAAGAGCTTCaggagagcaagagctgaaaagcagtaagagtaactttccgttggagaaaggcaagtgtccctaactatccctctacctatgctttgttaataataacatgattaattaaacttgaagatggactcaaatcgttattctggttattttttgtggccttgctgagtaccaaccataagtgtactcacccttgcttactgctgctcatcCTTACTGCTGCTCATcagaagaaggtgtgtgaagtattCCGAAGATGAtactgagttctaggcgtacgcaacccccagtcgattgcctatgaagtttggcctatgaagtttggagcctccgttttcGGTATTTAAGCTGcgtatctctgatggtttcgtaagtctttatttgtatctttttacgtgatactgttactgttattcacttatgatgtcaatatatgtatgaaactagatcctggcatacatataggtagcattcggttttgcctttaaaaccgggtgtgacaggcATAAACCAATTTACCACCAATTTTTACGAGAATGGCATCATCAATTCACCACAAAGTTATTTACCACAATTGGAATAATCAAGTTACTATAAAATAATATCGAGTTTATTAGAATCCCTCGTACGAGAACTACGAAAATAGATACTTACATGGTCAAAATTACCACAATGGCATGCTATAATCAATTTACCACAATGGCACAATCTAGTTACTATACTatgtttctcaaaaaaaaaaatggaccaATTACTATAACAGCATGACCCATTTACCAGGAACTAATTCGTAACTACTACGGTGGTGTCAACTGTCAAGTTAGCACAACTGCATTTACTATAATCCAAATTGCTCGACCATGGGAGTATGATGTAAGACAAATAGACAATGGTTAAAAGATGTAATACAAAAGTATGGTATACCATGACATATAGATTAAGTTGTATCAAAAGTTCTGGCTGGAAACTTGTTGGCTGGTGTTCAGTGAGTGGTAAATATTAAAAGAGCAGCACAAACCTAAATTGGGCTCCTTTTCCTGCATATGTAGTGATTTAAAATTAGAACGAATGAACTACATGAATGAGAGCAAGCAGGATTGAACCAAGTATGGTAACCACATGATGATCAGATACTAATAAACATTGTTTTGCCTACTGAACACTATGATCAGAGTGCCCTACTAAAAAATCGTACAATGTTTATCATATCAACATAATTGTTCagacaaaaatatgaaaaagaCAACCATCATCTCAAGTCACCACAATGGCATCAAGTTACTCCAGTGGAATTCACTACAATGGCAGAAACATATGTTAAATATGGAAGTATATCAATTACTATTCCAACTGTCACTGTTCAAATTGAAACAGTTTCAGTTTGATCATGATGCATAGAATTCCCAATGACAGTATTAGATTTAGTACTGAAAATGATACAATATGAACGGGTTCGCCATCATAACAGGGCATGGTGCCTGAACAGTTATCAAAATAGTCCTATAAACATATGAAAGGGTACTGAAAATAGTAAACTGCAGAACTGCTAGGCTAGGGAAAAAATCAACACTTCCAGTGCATCTTGTCCCACATGATTACTGCAGGATAAAGACTAGATAACATATCCATGAACACATATCTATGTGATATACTAGCTGCTAAGACATGGAAACAAGAAATCATTTTGCGCAAACCTCACTAAATGTTCACCCTATACTAGTGCTTTGTAGTTCAGTTATATAATCAAATTTACTATACTACGGCTTTGgataaaagaaggaaaacaagAATAATGACCATACAAGTCGATTTTTTACCAACCTTACAAAATCATCTAGAGCATGGCAACTGGCAGGTCCCACTTTGATGCTGTTGTTGATCGCAAGCTCATTTGCCTAATAAATCTGCTCCTGTGCCTCTGTCTTATGAGTTTGTCTCCCTGTCACTCTGTTATCTGTGCTCCAGTGCCTATCTGCAATCGTAACTCCCAATTCCTCACGCTACTAATCTGCAATCGGTGATTCACTTACGAGAAACTAAACTAGCATGTGCTATATGTTTTCTTGTATATTCTGGACACAGTTAAAAAAATGGACAGAGGGTTATTTACGAGAATGCAAGCGATAGCACGCGTTGTTTCATACTTACTACAATGAAGTGCCCAATTTACACAAATTATAGCATTGAGGAACCAATTTACGATAATTGTGAGTACTATAAATAAACATGTAGCAATGATAATGTGACAGATGATTTACCACAAGCAAGCAAAATGATGCTTGAAGACTCGATTTAGCAATGCAAAATGGTAGAATTTTACATAATTCAACAGTCTATGGACGATAGTTATGAAGTGATTTACTACAACTAGGACAACGGCTATTTACCATAATTAAACGTCTAGTGCCCAAACTGTGGCAGGTGATTTATCAAGGGCGAAGGATTCAGGATAATGACAGGCTTGATTTGACAATACAAATTGATATGCAGTCACCGTAATTGTATTGGTGTGACTGAAAACAATAAACATTGCCTTTAAAAAATGTGTTGGGTACAGACTGATTTGTTGCACAGAACACTCATCCTTTTATCTCTGGGAGTAATGAGTAAAACACAACGAAAATGATGGCAACTAAGATACTGTCATATTACTTTGACTATGGCCATCAGCCTAGAATTCCATGAAATCGACATCGTGACTGATGCGGACAGACATGCTAGCTGATTTTGATCCCGTTCAGACTTACTCCCAAGGGACGTCGCCGACCAGCACCCGGTCGCCCTCCTCGACCTCGTACACCAGTGTGTACTCGCCGCTGATCACGggctcctcggcctcctcccccGCTGCCTCCTCGCCGCAGCGCAAgcccaccgcggcggcggctgggtcCCTCTGGGCTGCGCAATCGAGGGATTTTTTTGCTCGCATGATCAGACAACGCGAGCACGCATACACAGTTCTTGGAACAAACGAGGCGACGATGGAGTACGTACCGGCGAGCAGGCCGCGGAAGAGCttgccgacggcggcggagagctcGGCGTAGCCGCCGTACGCCGTGAGGTCCACCTTCTGCCCGATGGGCACTCCGTCCATGTTGATCTTCACGAACAGGCCGCCGCTCTTGTGCGGTTGTGcccgccctcgccggcgccgcctcccttgGCGCCGCGGCCTCCCTTAACTCCGCCGTCCTgatgatgagccgacgacgactgCGGCGAGTACCTGATGGACGCCAGGTTCCTCTGAACGACCGCACCGGCGGCCACCCCTCCACCgggcggaggggccggcgggcggcacgggaggaggggccggcgggggctgccgccgctcgccatatCCCGTGGCGGCAGGAGGGGGCGGGAGGGCGGAGGTGGGCCAGGCCGGCTAGCCCGACTCCAGATCGGTAGGGGCGAGGGAGGGGGACCTGCTCGGAGTTGGGAGCGAGATTTGGGCGGCGACTGCGCGCGTGGGGGCGGGCGGGATGGCTGACGGGGAGGCGATGGATTttgggcggcagcggcggacgcGGATAAGATTGAGGATGGAGCCGACGAGCGGTCCCATGACGAGCTGGATTACGTGGCTCGACTCCATCGCTAAGCTCGCTGGCTCGGTCGATTACGTGGCGGATGATCTCGATTTGGACGGATGGATGATCCGGTTACACGGTTACAGAATAGTCTATTCTGTGACCAGCTACAGATAAATAGATccctttatatatatataaatacacACGCACACAACTTGCATCAGAATATGTTAGAGCGGAAAAAAATGACTAATGTAGAAAAATACGACAGGATTCCACGATACTGGCTCGATTaaagccttgtttagttcccaatttggaagtgtcaaaattagcattttgctataaatgcgcaactgtagcgtttcgtttgtatttgtgaattattgttcaaatattgactaattaggctcaaaatatttgtctcgcaaagtacaacaaaactgtgcatttGATTTCGtcaacatttagtactccatgcatgtaccacaagtttgatgtgatggggaatcttctttttcatagtgttaaagttggaagtttggaggtaactaaacatgacctatTGGAATAGGAAGTCTCTGGATTTTGAGCAGC
This portion of the Setaria viridis chromosome 7, Setaria_viridis_v4.0, whole genome shotgun sequence genome encodes:
- the LOC117864434 gene encoding auxin-responsive protein IAA16, coding for MDGVPIGQKVDLTAYGGYAELSAAVGKLFRGLLAAQRDPAAAAVGLRCGEEAAGEEAEEPVISGEYTLVYEVEEGDRVLVGDVPWE